A part of Vigna radiata var. radiata cultivar VC1973A chromosome 11, Vradiata_ver6, whole genome shotgun sequence genomic DNA contains:
- the LOC106776772 gene encoding uncharacterized protein LOC106776772 has translation MEQSDQTFNPASPFYLHPGENPGLTLITQVLNENNYSSWSRAMRRALVSKNKVKFIDGSIKRPQKNDDTYHAWERCNVMILSWMTKTLSPHIAESVIYVEEAKELWDELKERFSKGDYFKISDLLQDIHSIKQGERGVSQFFTALKILWEELESLRPIPVCTCEIPCNCDLSKVSLKYREMEHVICFLKGLNDSYNTVKTQILLMDPLPNVNHVFSLIIQQERQEKQSNTDSRILVNMAERNNQWKPDQSWRNQGRATGIRGQGRGRGRNPNYGKQCSYCNKMNHTVDECYSKHGYPPWYKKEDKKSDWNTVNAFQNNNDSESILKTQHQTNNSCNPNLFTPEQMQKLLKMIEKTEESSIHKINQVQRQETENKPGNSSWVIDTGATDHVTHDKTNFTIFYKIKPITITLPNKTVITTEYAGTIRFTENFILFNVLYIPNFCFNLISVQSLIKDLNCNLIFSYENCQIRENXSLKTIGYAKPWNGLYYLQDFPKPEQRDIDKAVFSFKKTDVNLWHLRXXHPGHHVVKRICEMFPYVKIKTDIDNQQSPESKEDADEFFTDLSKDYYPTYEDQHDELEDINQGEELDNFATTNDNQENYRHRRPERTRKTPAYLEDYVHQGNIQNTS, from the exons ATGGAACAATCTGATCAGACCTTCAATCCAGCAAGCCCATTCTATCTACACCCGGGAGAAAACCCAGGTTTGACTTTAATCACTCAAGttcttaatgaaaataattactcCTCATGGAGCAGAGCCATGAGAAGGGCTTTAGTTTCgaaaaacaaagttaaattcATAGACGGGTCAATTAAAAGACCTCAGAAAAATGATGATACCTACCATGCATGGGAAAGATGTAATGTGATGATTCTATCATGGATGACGAAGACCCTATCTCCTCATATTGCTGAAAGCGTCATCTACGTCGAAGAAGCGAAAGAATTATGGGACGAGCTTAAAGAGAGGTTTTCAAAAGGGGATTACTTCAAAATCTCAGATTTATTGCAAGACATACACTCAATTAAACAAGGAGAACGTGGAGTCAGCCAGTTCTTCACTGCCCTGAAGATTTTATGGGAAGAATTGGAGTCTTTAAGACCAATACCAGTCTGCACTTGTGAAATACCATGCAACTGTGACTTGTCCAAGGTTTCGTTGAAATATAGAGAAATGGAGCATGTGATTTGCTTTTTGAAGGGTTTGAATGACTCTTACAATACTGTTAAAACACAAATTCTTTTAATGGATCCCTTACCAAATGTTAATCATGTTTTCTCTTTGATTATCCAACAAGAAAGACAGGAAAAACAGAGTAACACAGATTCCAGAATTCTGGTTAACATGGCTGAAAGAAACAATCAGTGGAAACCTGACCAGAGTTGGAGGAATCAGGGACGTGCTACTGGAATTCGTGGACAAGGCAGAGGAAGGGGAAGAAACCCAAATTATGGAAAGCAATGCTCTTATTGTAATAAGATGAATCACACGGTTGATGAGTGCTATTCTAAGCACGGGTATCCCCCATGGTATAAGAAGGAAGATAAAAAGAGTGACTGGAACACTGTCAATGCTTTTCAAAACAACAATGACTCTGAGAGCATTCTGAAGACTCAACATCAGACTAACAACAGCTGTAATCCCAATCTCTTCACACCAGAACAAATGCAGAAACTTTTAAAGATGATAGAAAAGACAGAAGAATCATCCATTCACAAGATTAACCAAGTTCAGAGGCaagaaacagaaaacaaaccAGGTAATTCCTCCTGGGTTATTGACACGGGTGCAACAGACCATGTCACACATGATAAAACTAACTTTActattttctacaaaattaaacCTATTACCATTACTCTGCCAAATAAAACTGTCATCACTACTGAATATGCTGGAACTATACGTTTTACTGAGAATTTTATCCTTTTCAATGTTCTTTACATACCTAATTTCTGTTTTAATCTGATTTCTGTTCAGAGTCTCATCAAAGACTTAAATTGCAATCTAATATTTTCCTATGAGAACTGCCAGATAAGGGAGAATCNTTCATTGAAGACGATTGGATATGCTAAACCTTGGAATGGTCTCTACTATCTACAAGATTTCCCTAAACCAGAACAAAGAGATATTGACAAGgctgttttctcttttaaaaagaCTGATGTTAATCTGTGGCATCTTAGANTANGGCATCCTGGACATCATGTTGTAAAACGCATATGTGAAATGTTTCCTTATGTTAAGATCAAAACTGATATT GACAATCAGCAAAGTCCAGAAAGTAAAGAGGATGCAGATGAGTTCTTCACTGACCTTTCAAAGGACTATTATCCCACTTATGAAGACCAACATGATGAGCTTGAGGATATTAACCAAGGTGAAGAACTGGACAATTTTGCTACCACAAATGACAATCAAGAAAATTACAGACACAGAAGACCAGAAAGGACTAGAAAGACCCCTGCTTATTTGGAAGACTATGTCCACCAG GGAAACATTCAAAATACATCATGA